A genomic stretch from Tribolium castaneum strain GA2 chromosome 6, icTriCast1.1, whole genome shotgun sequence includes:
- the LOC103314099 gene encoding uncharacterized protein LOC103314099 isoform X2, with the protein MLLKILFLLVLTNLIFAIPPNDKALFEEDPESRISKKRRPCRGRSLPEGRTFFDWSFQYVDVNYNYNYNINCGGGGGHGGGGTGGGYGGGGPQKPILSGVLQSIGNRPTGGGHPPTGGLLGGNGISFIQSQFQGIFADGQGLGSLIPQNILNGEGLGSLLPQGGLFNGQGISSLFENGLFSNIFSSSQSMAQAGAPSRPMITTPKPTGQDPDDVIYNDEKPVHEDHDPVVPDHYNRPAPVYRRPRPPYQNTRYTTYNRIRFTN; encoded by the exons ATGCTGCTCAAAATC ttatttcttCTGGTTTTGACAAACCTAATTTTTGCCATTCCGCCAAACGACAAAGCCCTATTTGAAGAGGACCCAGAGTCCCGTATTTCGAAAAAACGGCGGCCTTGTCGAGGCCGAAGCCTTCCGGAAGGACGAACTTTCTTTGACTGGTCCTTCCAATACGTTGAcgtaaattacaattacaattacaatatTAATTGCGGTGGGGGTGGCGGACATGGAGGAGGAGGAACCGGTGGAGGATATGGCGGAGGCGGCCCCCAAAAGCCCATTTTATCGGGAGTCCTCCAAAGCA TTGGTAACCGCCCCACTGGAGGTGGCCACCCCCCGACCGGCGGCCTTCTCGGAGGTAATGGCATCAGTTTTATTCAGTCTCAATTCCAAGGTATTTTCGCCGATGGTCAAGGTTTAGGTTCGCTGATCCCCCAAAATATTCTGAACGGCGAAGGTTTAGGTTCTTTATTACCACAAGGCGGGCTTTTCAACGGTCAAGGAATCAGCTCCTTGTTCGAAAACGGGCTTTTTAGCAATATTTTCAGCAGTAGTCAGTCCATGGCGCAGGCTGGAGCGCCCAGCAGACCCATGATCACCACGCCCAAGCCCACGGGACAGGACCCTGATGATGTTATTTATAATGACGAGAAACCTGTTCATGAGGATCACGATCCTGTTGTTCCAGATCACTACAACAGACCCG
- the LOC103314099 gene encoding uncharacterized protein LOC103314099 isoform X1: MLLKILFLLVLTNLIFAIPPNDKALFEEDPESRISKKRRPCRGRSLPEGRTFFDWSFQYVDVNYNYNYNINCGGGGGHGGGGTGGGYGGGGPQKPILSGVLQSIGNRPTGGGHPPTGGLLGGNGISFIQSQFQGIFADGQGLGSLIPQNILNGEGLGSLLPQGGLFNGQGISSLFENGLFSNIFSSSQSMAQAGAPSRPMITTPKPTGQDPDDVIYNDEKPVHEDHDPVVPDHYNRPGQYLVAQNPIFGNFVYDLADFNPNRIYRQFNKELNRLVRPWAHLLGR, translated from the exons ATGCTGCTCAAAATC ttatttcttCTGGTTTTGACAAACCTAATTTTTGCCATTCCGCCAAACGACAAAGCCCTATTTGAAGAGGACCCAGAGTCCCGTATTTCGAAAAAACGGCGGCCTTGTCGAGGCCGAAGCCTTCCGGAAGGACGAACTTTCTTTGACTGGTCCTTCCAATACGTTGAcgtaaattacaattacaattacaatatTAATTGCGGTGGGGGTGGCGGACATGGAGGAGGAGGAACCGGTGGAGGATATGGCGGAGGCGGCCCCCAAAAGCCCATTTTATCGGGAGTCCTCCAAAGCA TTGGTAACCGCCCCACTGGAGGTGGCCACCCCCCGACCGGCGGCCTTCTCGGAGGTAATGGCATCAGTTTTATTCAGTCTCAATTCCAAGGTATTTTCGCCGATGGTCAAGGTTTAGGTTCGCTGATCCCCCAAAATATTCTGAACGGCGAAGGTTTAGGTTCTTTATTACCACAAGGCGGGCTTTTCAACGGTCAAGGAATCAGCTCCTTGTTCGAAAACGGGCTTTTTAGCAATATTTTCAGCAGTAGTCAGTCCATGGCGCAGGCTGGAGCGCCCAGCAGACCCATGATCACCACGCCCAAGCCCACGGGACAGGACCCTGATGATGTTATTTATAATGACGAGAAACCTGTTCATGAGGATCACGATCCTGTTGTTCCAGATCACTACAACAGACCCGGTCAGTATCTAGTGGCCCAGAACCCGATTTTTGGCAATTTCGTCTATGATTTGGCGGATTTTAACCCCAATAGGATTTATAGGCAGTTTAACAAGGAGCTTAATAGGCTGGTTAGGCCGTGGGCGCATCTTCTGGGAAGATGA